One Jannaschia sp. GRR-S6-38 genomic window carries:
- the malQ gene encoding 4-alpha-glucanotransferase, translating to MRKQARHHGLTLDYDGRAVPEETLRLILRGLGQDPDGPPEGPAAPKRMTVPKGARCYLPASLQDAPGWGIFCQLYELRSERSWGIGDFADLAELARICGAAGADFLGINPVHALFTAAPERTSPFSPSNRRFLNPLYIAPDALGCARPAMPDGDLVDYAAVARAKMVALRHVFDHFGTDPAFDAFIAEGGAALRRHALFEAISRVEGGGWHGWPEGLQDPESPETETFVDANRSEIDFQLWLQWIARRQLSEAQAAAREAGMRLGLYLDLAVGEALDGSATWSGAAVALPGLTVGAPPDLFSEEGQNWHLAAPSPAGLRDTDFAPFRAMIDAQLRDAGALRIDHAMALWQLFLIPEGAPASAGTHLRFPLPEMLATLAEASRERAAVVIGEDLGFVPDGFRDAMEKARILSYRIAYFEQTGDGFKPPADYPEMALACLSTHDLPVLAGWWRGDDIDHRVEHGLISKKAGKAQHKHRAWERRHMTKAMGVKADVKEAELPEAVLDAAHRFIAATPCLLAGVRLADLVGPEAPTNLPGTVESYPNWRPRSPTPLEAIAAHPTFARITALMRAARPRP from the coding sequence TTGCGCAAGCAGGCCCGGCACCACGGCCTGACGCTGGATTACGACGGGCGCGCCGTGCCCGAGGAGACGCTGCGCCTGATCCTGCGCGGGCTGGGGCAGGATCCGGACGGCCCGCCCGAGGGACCCGCCGCGCCGAAGCGCATGACCGTGCCGAAGGGCGCGCGCTGTTACCTTCCCGCCTCGCTGCAGGACGCGCCGGGCTGGGGCATCTTCTGCCAGCTCTACGAATTGCGCTCGGAGCGGTCCTGGGGCATCGGCGATTTCGCCGATCTGGCCGAACTGGCGCGCATCTGCGGCGCGGCGGGCGCCGATTTCCTGGGGATCAACCCGGTCCACGCGCTGTTCACCGCCGCGCCCGAGCGGACCTCGCCCTTCTCGCCGTCGAACCGTCGCTTCCTGAACCCGCTCTACATCGCACCCGACGCGCTGGGCTGCGCGCGGCCGGCGATGCCCGATGGCGATCTCGTCGACTACGCCGCCGTCGCGCGGGCCAAGATGGTCGCGCTGCGCCACGTCTTCGACCATTTCGGCACCGATCCCGCCTTTGATGCTTTCATAGCCGAGGGTGGGGCGGCGCTGCGGCGGCACGCGCTGTTCGAGGCGATTTCCCGCGTCGAAGGCGGCGGCTGGCACGGCTGGCCGGAGGGGCTGCAAGACCCTGAAAGCCCCGAAACAGAGACTTTCGTGGATGCGAACCGCTCCGAAATCGACTTCCAGCTGTGGCTGCAATGGATCGCGCGGCGGCAGCTCTCCGAGGCGCAGGCGGCGGCCCGGGAGGCCGGCATGCGGCTGGGCCTGTATCTCGATCTGGCCGTGGGCGAGGCGTTGGACGGCTCGGCCACCTGGTCGGGCGCGGCGGTGGCGCTGCCCGGGCTGACCGTGGGCGCGCCGCCCGACCTCTTCAGCGAGGAGGGGCAGAACTGGCACCTGGCCGCGCCCTCTCCGGCGGGGCTGCGCGACACGGATTTCGCGCCGTTCCGGGCGATGATCGACGCGCAGCTGCGCGATGCCGGCGCGCTGCGGATCGATCATGCGATGGCGCTGTGGCAGCTCTTCCTGATCCCCGAAGGCGCGCCCGCCAGCGCCGGGACGCATCTGCGCTTTCCGCTGCCCGAGATGCTGGCGACGCTGGCAGAAGCCAGCCGCGAGCGTGCGGCGGTGGTGATCGGCGAGGATCTGGGCTTCGTGCCCGACGGCTTCCGCGACGCGATGGAGAAGGCGCGCATCCTGTCCTACCGGATCGCCTATTTCGAGCAGACCGGAGACGGGTTCAAGCCGCCCGCGGACTATCCCGAGATGGCGCTGGCCTGCCTGTCCACCCATGACCTGCCGGTGCTGGCGGGCTGGTGGCGGGGCGACGATATCGACCATCGGGTCGAGCACGGGCTGATCTCGAAGAAGGCGGGGAAGGCGCAGCACAAGCACCGCGCCTGGGAGCGGCGGCATATGACGAAGGCGATGGGCGTGAAAGCCGATGTGAAGGAGGCTGAGTTGCCCGAGGCGGTGCTCGACGCGGCGCATCGCTTCATCGCCGCGACGCCCTGTCTGCTGGCGGGCGTGCGGCTGGCCGACCTCGTGGGGCCCGAGGCGCCGACCAACCTGCCCGGCACGGTCGAGAGCTATCCGAACTGGCGGCCGCGGTCGCCCACGCCGCTCGAAGCGATCGCTGCGCATCCGACCTTCGCCCGCATCACCGCGCTGATGCGCGCCGCCCGACCGAGGCCCTGA
- the treZ gene encoding malto-oligosyltrehalose trehalohydrolase: MTEVPPPAWGALPGPDGTRFRIWAPGVETLTLVLPDRELAMDPAGAGWFERVTDAPAGTEYGFRLPDGFVVPDPAARRQAGDVHGRSVVTGTDYGWRHPRPERAWREAVIYECHIGTFTPEGTFRAAIDRLPHLAGLGVTHLEILPVAQFGGDRGWGYDGVLPYAPHPAYGRPDEMRALIDAAHGHGLMVLLDVVYNHFGPDGNYLGMYAPDFFDADRHTPWGAGIDYTRDAVRRFFIDNAVYWVTEFNLDGLRLDAIDQIRDPSDPELLVQLAREVQAAAGRPVHLTTEDNRNVTHLHEGAAAMQGEWNDDWHNAAHVLLTGETEGYYDAYAADPTGLLTRAMAEGFSTGGAGGKGVRSAHMQPETFIDFLQNHDQVGNRARGERLTVLADRDALRAMQAVLLLQPHVPMIFMGDEWEEERPFLFFADFDGDLGRAVTEGRRKEFEGFAGFSAAEVPDPVARATFEASRIDWTRAETPEGRAAVERHRALLRLRAERIGPLLDGTGPGAGRVLDAPARCLAVDWALGGGTVSIRANLSEAAVDLPAADGEMIHLEGAAPGAPNSAAVFVS; the protein is encoded by the coding sequence ATGACTGAGGTCCCGCCCCCCGCCTGGGGCGCGCTGCCCGGGCCCGACGGCACCCGCTTCCGCATCTGGGCGCCGGGGGTCGAGACGCTGACGCTGGTGCTACCGGACCGCGAGCTGGCGATGGATCCCGCGGGCGCGGGCTGGTTCGAGCGGGTGACCGACGCCCCCGCGGGGACGGAATACGGCTTCCGCCTGCCCGACGGCTTCGTCGTGCCCGACCCGGCCGCGCGCCGCCAGGCGGGCGACGTGCATGGCCGCTCGGTCGTGACGGGCACCGACTACGGCTGGCGGCATCCCCGTCCCGAGCGGGCCTGGCGCGAGGCGGTGATCTACGAATGCCATATCGGCACCTTCACGCCCGAAGGCACCTTCCGCGCCGCCATCGACAGGCTGCCGCATCTGGCGGGCCTCGGCGTCACGCATCTGGAGATCCTGCCGGTGGCGCAGTTCGGTGGCGACCGGGGCTGGGGCTATGACGGGGTCCTGCCCTATGCGCCGCACCCGGCCTATGGGCGACCCGACGAGATGCGCGCGCTGATCGACGCGGCGCATGGGCACGGGCTGATGGTGCTGCTCGACGTGGTCTACAACCATTTCGGCCCGGACGGGAATTACCTCGGGATGTATGCCCCCGACTTCTTCGATGCCGACCGGCACACGCCTTGGGGCGCGGGCATCGACTACACCCGCGACGCGGTGCGGCGCTTCTTCATCGACAACGCCGTCTATTGGGTGACCGAATTCAACCTCGACGGGCTGCGGCTGGACGCGATCGACCAGATCCGCGATCCCTCGGACCCCGAGCTGCTGGTCCAACTCGCGCGCGAGGTGCAGGCCGCCGCCGGGCGACCGGTGCACCTGACGACCGAGGACAATCGCAACGTCACCCACCTGCACGAGGGCGCGGCGGCGATGCAGGGTGAGTGGAACGACGACTGGCACAACGCCGCGCATGTCCTGCTGACCGGCGAGACGGAGGGCTACTACGACGCCTATGCCGCCGATCCGACGGGGCTTCTGACCCGCGCGATGGCCGAGGGGTTCTCGACCGGCGGCGCGGGCGGGAAGGGCGTGCGTTCGGCCCATATGCAGCCCGAGACCTTCATCGATTTCCTGCAGAATCACGACCAGGTCGGCAACCGCGCGCGGGGCGAGCGGCTGACGGTGCTGGCCGATCGCGACGCGCTCCGGGCGATGCAGGCGGTGCTGCTCTTGCAGCCGCATGTGCCGATGATCTTCATGGGCGACGAATGGGAGGAAGAGCGGCCCTTCCTGTTCTTCGCCGATTTCGACGGCGATCTGGGCCGCGCCGTGACCGAGGGCCGCCGCAAGGAATTCGAGGGCTTCGCGGGCTTCAGCGCCGCCGAGGTGCCGGACCCGGTCGCCCGCGCGACCTTCGAGGCCAGCCGTATCGACTGGACACGGGCCGAGACGCCCGAGGGCCGCGCCGCCGTTGAGCGCCACCGGGCCCTACTGCGGCTGCGGGCCGAGCGGATCGGGCCGTTGCTCGACGGCACCGGGCCGGGCGCGGGCCGGGTGCTGGATGCGCCGGCGCGGTGCCTGGCGGTGGACTGGGCGCTGGGCGGCGGCACGGTGTCGATCCGCGCGAACCTGTCGGAGGCGGCGGTCGACCTGCCGGCGGCGGACGGCGAGATGATCCATCTGGAGGGCGCGGCGCCCGGCGCGCCGAACTCCGCCGCGGTCTTCGTGTCGTGA
- the treY gene encoding malto-oligosyltrehalose synthase, giving the protein MKLPSATYRLQLREGMDFARAARLAPYLRDLGVSHLYLAPVFTAAPGSTHGYDVCDPNEVEPELGGRAGLEALSAAMRDHGLGLILDIVPNHMAFTVHNRWLADVLAKGRNSAYSGHFDIDWTEGRLRLPWLGAPFADLADAGEITVEDDAMVAPGGLRVPLAARPMGDIHAVHAAQPWRLTHWRTEAAAISHRRFFTVTGLIGLRVEDRAVFEDVHRLTFELVERGVVDGLRVDHVDGLADPAEYLRRLRDRLPDTPIWVEKILTGDEALPEWPVEGTTGYVAARSIARVLTDGAGAARLAEGWGDFGAVRDAAKTQIVTTELQAELERLTDLATEAGAAMEWGRAAWRDAILAYVRAFPRYRSYTTADTVPKPDAALIRDVAVRAARARPDPGALPDLARLLTDPAVVELRLRLQQLTGAAIAKAQEDTAFYRWVPLLSANEVGAEPDAPALDPAGFHAKMAAREAQMPGALTLTSSHDTKRAEDARMRIAAISHAPGVRDDLMALVDDLPAPWGWYLAQSAFAGAPDGDLADRLATHMEKAMREAKRDTFWTAVDAAFEAPVLDAARAAAARFGSLPEALAPLARQAERLSLAQAALKLTIPGIPDIYQGTEIGSFRLTDPDNRAPVDFERLEAALAGGGDLSGFDRAKLDLTRCLLHLRRDHPEDFAAAWEPRDAPEGQLSARRGALTVTVSTRGEDLPAAEGALWPPAALGPQAVRIARDD; this is encoded by the coding sequence ATGAAGCTGCCCTCCGCCACCTACCGGCTGCAACTGCGCGAGGGCATGGATTTCGCCCGCGCCGCGCGGCTCGCGCCCTATCTGCGCGACCTCGGCGTCTCGCATCTCTATCTCGCGCCGGTCTTCACCGCCGCGCCGGGCTCGACCCATGGCTACGATGTCTGCGACCCGAACGAGGTGGAGCCGGAGCTGGGCGGGCGCGCGGGGCTGGAAGCGCTATCGGCCGCGATGCGGGATCACGGGCTGGGCCTGATCCTCGACATCGTGCCGAACCACATGGCCTTCACGGTGCACAATCGCTGGCTCGCCGATGTGCTCGCGAAGGGCCGGAACAGTGCCTATTCCGGGCATTTCGACATCGACTGGACCGAGGGGCGGCTGCGCCTGCCCTGGCTGGGCGCGCCCTTCGCCGACCTGGCGGACGCGGGCGAGATCACCGTCGAGGACGATGCGATGGTCGCGCCGGGCGGGCTGCGGGTGCCGCTGGCGGCGCGGCCGATGGGCGACATCCACGCCGTCCATGCCGCGCAGCCCTGGCGGTTGACCCATTGGCGCACCGAGGCGGCGGCGATCAGCCATCGCCGGTTCTTCACGGTGACCGGGCTGATCGGGCTGCGGGTCGAGGACAGGGCCGTCTTCGAGGATGTGCACCGCCTGACCTTCGAGCTGGTCGAACGCGGCGTGGTCGACGGGCTGCGCGTCGATCATGTCGATGGGCTGGCCGACCCGGCCGAATACCTGCGGCGGCTGCGCGACCGGTTGCCGGACACACCGATCTGGGTCGAGAAGATCCTGACCGGCGACGAGGCGCTGCCCGAGTGGCCGGTCGAGGGCACGACCGGTTACGTCGCGGCGCGGTCGATCGCGCGGGTCCTGACGGATGGGGCTGGCGCGGCCCGGCTGGCCGAGGGCTGGGGCGATTTCGGCGCGGTGCGCGACGCGGCGAAGACGCAGATCGTGACGACCGAGTTGCAGGCCGAGCTGGAGCGGCTGACCGACCTCGCCACGGAAGCCGGCGCGGCGATGGAATGGGGTCGGGCCGCGTGGCGCGACGCGATCCTCGCCTATGTGCGGGCCTTCCCGCGCTATCGCAGCTACACGACCGCCGACACGGTGCCCAAGCCCGATGCGGCGCTGATCCGCGACGTGGCCGTGCGCGCCGCACGGGCCCGGCCCGACCCCGGCGCGCTGCCCGACCTCGCCCGCTTGCTGACCGATCCGGCGGTGGTCGAGCTGCGCCTGCGCCTGCAGCAGCTCACCGGCGCGGCCATCGCCAAGGCGCAGGAGGACACGGCCTTCTATCGCTGGGTGCCGCTGCTCTCGGCCAACGAGGTGGGGGCCGAGCCCGACGCCCCGGCGCTGGACCCGGCCGGGTTCCACGCGAAGATGGCCGCGCGCGAGGCGCAGATGCCGGGAGCGCTGACCCTGACCTCGAGCCACGACACGAAGCGGGCCGAAGACGCCCGGATGCGCATCGCGGCGATCAGCCACGCGCCGGGTGTGCGCGACGACCTGATGGCGCTGGTGGACGATCTGCCGGCGCCCTGGGGCTGGTACCTGGCGCAGTCGGCCTTTGCCGGGGCCCCGGATGGCGACCTGGCGGATCGGCTGGCGACGCATATGGAAAAGGCCATGCGCGAGGCCAAGCGGGACACGTTCTGGACCGCCGTCGATGCCGCCTTCGAGGCGCCGGTGTTGGACGCGGCGCGCGCCGCGGCGGCCCGGTTCGGGTCGCTGCCCGAGGCGCTCGCCCCGCTGGCGCGCCAGGCCGAGCGGCTGTCGCTGGCGCAGGCGGCGCTGAAGCTGACGATCCCGGGCATTCCCGACATCTACCAGGGGACCGAGATCGGCAGCTTCCGCCTGACCGACCCCGACAATCGCGCCCCGGTCGATTTCGAGCGGCTGGAAGCGGCGCTGGCGGGCGGGGGCGACCTGTCTGGCTTCGATCGCGCGAAGCTCGACCTGACGCGCTGCCTGCTGCACCTGCGCCGCGATCACCCCGAGGATTTTGCCGCCGCCTGGGAACCGCGCGACGCGCCGGAGGGGCAGCTCTCCGCCCGGCGCGGGGCGCTGACCGTCACGGTTTCGACCCGCGGCGAGGATCTGCCCGCGGCGGAGGGTGCGCTCTGGCCGCCCGCGGCGCTGGGGCCGCAAGCGGTACGGATCGCGCGCGACGATTGA
- the glgB gene encoding 1,4-alpha-glucan branching protein GlgB: MSAPTKPKAPRKPRAKSAAKPAPEAAAPAAPHDEATLEAIVRGRLSDPFAVLGPHADAGRPALTVFAPDAGEVEAIDAKGKVLAALERIHPEGVFHTRFARRKAMPAYRLRLRAGEHVWEKEDPFRFGPVLGEMDEYLLAEGRHEELWTKLGAHVCSHEGVEGVSFGLWAPNARRVSVVGHFNAWDGRRHPMRKRLGGGLWELFVPGMGPGEIYKFEIVGAYGEVLPLKADPLAFRMEVPPGNASIVAAPMDRPWGDGAWTKKGREDLRGKPVSIYEVHLGSWRRGDDDRMLSYAEVGPMLADYVEEMGFTHVEFLPLSEHPFAPSWGYQPIGMFAPTSRFGEPRDFAAMVDHLHQRDIGVIMDWVPAHFPSDEHGLARFDGTALYEHEDPRLGFHKDWNTLIYNFGRNEVSNFLRASALYWLNEFHVDALRVDAVASMLYLDYSRDAGEWIPNRHGGRENLDAIDFLRDVNRQVGERSTGQTIAEESTAFPGVSRPVDEGGLGFDFKWNMGWMHDTLQYIQEDPINRRWHHDKMTFGLHYAFSENFVLPISHDEVVHGKGSLLGKMPGDRWQKFANLRAYLGWMWTHPGKKLLFMGSEFGQDREWSHDRSLDWHLLDDDSHKGIQRLVRDLNRVYRDNPGLHRLDCDPSGFRWIDGGDADNNVFSFLRMGGDGDPAVAVICNMAPVLREDFRVGLPSDGAWKEIFNSDATEYGGTGSGNGGRVSADGEGWHGQPVSASLTLPPLACVILRPDA, from the coding sequence ATGAGCGCCCCCACCAAGCCGAAGGCCCCCCGCAAACCGCGCGCGAAATCCGCAGCGAAACCCGCGCCCGAGGCCGCCGCGCCCGCGGCGCCGCATGACGAGGCCACGCTAGAGGCGATCGTGCGCGGCCGGCTGAGCGACCCGTTCGCGGTGCTGGGCCCGCATGCGGACGCGGGCCGCCCGGCCCTGACCGTCTTCGCCCCCGATGCGGGCGAGGTCGAGGCCATCGACGCCAAGGGCAAGGTGCTGGCGGCGCTGGAGCGGATCCATCCCGAGGGCGTGTTCCACACCCGTTTCGCACGCCGCAAGGCGATGCCCGCCTACCGGCTGCGCCTGCGCGCGGGCGAGCATGTCTGGGAGAAGGAGGATCCGTTCCGCTTCGGGCCGGTGCTGGGCGAGATGGACGAATACCTGCTGGCCGAGGGCCGGCACGAGGAGTTGTGGACGAAGCTCGGCGCGCATGTCTGCAGCCATGAGGGGGTCGAGGGCGTCAGCTTCGGCCTCTGGGCGCCGAACGCCCGTCGGGTCAGCGTCGTGGGCCATTTCAACGCCTGGGACGGGCGCCGCCACCCGATGCGCAAGCGTCTGGGCGGCGGGCTGTGGGAGCTGTTCGTGCCTGGCATGGGCCCGGGCGAGATCTACAAGTTCGAGATCGTCGGCGCGTACGGCGAGGTGCTGCCGCTGAAGGCCGATCCGCTGGCCTTCCGGATGGAGGTGCCGCCGGGCAACGCCTCGATTGTGGCCGCACCGATGGACCGGCCCTGGGGCGACGGTGCCTGGACGAAGAAGGGCCGCGAGGATCTGCGCGGCAAGCCGGTCTCGATCTACGAGGTGCATCTGGGCTCGTGGCGGCGCGGCGATGACGACCGTATGCTGTCCTATGCCGAGGTCGGCCCGATGCTGGCCGATTACGTCGAGGAGATGGGCTTCACTCATGTGGAGTTCCTGCCGCTCTCCGAGCACCCCTTCGCGCCATCCTGGGGCTATCAGCCCATCGGCATGTTCGCCCCCACCTCGCGCTTCGGCGAGCCGCGGGATTTCGCGGCGATGGTCGATCACCTGCACCAGCGCGATATCGGCGTCATCATGGATTGGGTCCCCGCGCATTTCCCGTCCGACGAGCACGGGTTGGCGCGCTTCGACGGCACCGCGCTCTACGAGCACGAGGATCCGCGGCTGGGCTTCCACAAGGACTGGAACACGCTGATCTACAATTTCGGGCGCAACGAGGTGTCGAACTTCCTGCGGGCCTCGGCGCTCTATTGGCTCAACGAGTTCCATGTCGACGCGCTGCGCGTCGATGCCGTCGCCTCGATGCTCTATCTCGACTATTCGCGCGATGCCGGCGAATGGATCCCGAACCGCCATGGCGGGCGCGAGAATTTGGACGCGATCGATTTCCTGCGCGACGTGAACCGCCAGGTGGGCGAGCGCAGCACCGGCCAGACGATCGCCGAGGAGTCGACCGCTTTCCCGGGCGTGTCGCGCCCGGTCGACGAGGGCGGGCTCGGCTTCGACTTCAAGTGGAACATGGGCTGGATGCACGACACGCTGCAATACATCCAGGAAGACCCGATCAACCGCCGCTGGCACCACGACAAGATGACCTTCGGGCTGCATTACGCCTTCAGCGAGAATTTCGTGCTGCCGATCAGCCATGACGAGGTCGTGCACGGCAAGGGCAGCCTCCTGGGCAAGATGCCGGGCGACCGCTGGCAGAAATTCGCGAACCTGCGCGCCTATCTGGGCTGGATGTGGACCCATCCGGGCAAGAAGCTGCTCTTCATGGGGTCGGAATTCGGCCAGGACCGGGAATGGTCGCACGATCGCAGCCTCGACTGGCACCTGCTCGACGACGACAGCCACAAGGGCATCCAGCGCCTGGTGCGGGACCTGAACCGGGTCTATCGCGACAATCCCGGCCTTCACCGGCTGGATTGCGATCCGTCCGGCTTCCGCTGGATCGACGGCGGCGATGCCGACAACAACGTCTTCAGCTTCCTGCGGATGGGCGGGGACGGCGACCCGGCGGTCGCGGTGATCTGCAACATGGCGCCCGTCCTGCGCGAGGATTTCCGGGTGGGCCTGCCGTCGGACGGCGCCTGGAAGGAGATTTTCAATTCCGATGCAACCGAATATGGCGGTACGGGTTCGGGCAACGGTGGCCGGGTGTCGGCCGATGGCGAGGGCTGGCACGGCCAGCCGGTCTCGGCCAGCCTGACCCTGCCACCGCTTGCCTGCGTGATCCTGAGACCGGACGCGTGA
- a CDS encoding SMP-30/gluconolactonase/LRE family protein, with protein sequence MLDRVSYVGHGLTRPECVLATASGDLFCAHGDRGVARIRPDGTQMALAAPTEFGGHPVLANGIALRGDGSFLVANIADGGGLMELDAEGFRPFHACSTTATPPPVNFVLPDETGRIWITVSSTMTPRSLAYRPDVANGYVGVIERGRFRVVLEGLGYTNEIRADYAGGWLYIAETMAQRVSRVRLDEAGLHGAPEVFARMPAGAFPDGLALDAEGGLLVACIVSNELFRIDPEGGLVLVVGERDAAWAEEVQAAFAEGTMGRPHLDRAPTRILRNIASVTHAGPGLDRLVCGVLLDDRLPVLPAPVPGIRPLHWEVEVPDWGAPF encoded by the coding sequence ATGCTGGATCGGGTGAGCTATGTCGGCCACGGGCTGACGCGGCCGGAATGCGTGCTGGCCACCGCCTCGGGCGATCTATTCTGCGCGCATGGCGACCGGGGCGTGGCGCGCATCCGGCCCGACGGCACGCAGATGGCGTTGGCCGCGCCGACCGAATTCGGCGGCCATCCGGTTCTGGCGAACGGCATCGCGCTGCGCGGCGACGGCAGCTTCCTCGTGGCCAATATCGCGGATGGCGGCGGGCTGATGGAGCTGGATGCCGAGGGCTTCCGGCCGTTCCACGCTTGCAGCACGACCGCGACGCCGCCGCCGGTGAACTTCGTTCTGCCTGACGAGACGGGGCGCATCTGGATCACGGTCTCCTCGACCATGACGCCGCGCAGCCTGGCCTATCGGCCGGACGTGGCGAACGGCTATGTCGGCGTAATCGAGCGCGGGCGGTTCCGGGTGGTGCTGGAGGGGCTGGGCTATACCAACGAGATCCGCGCGGATTACGCGGGCGGCTGGCTCTATATCGCCGAAACGATGGCCCAGCGCGTCAGCCGCGTACGGCTGGACGAGGCCGGGCTGCACGGCGCGCCGGAGGTCTTTGCGCGGATGCCGGCGGGCGCCTTTCCCGACGGGCTGGCGCTCGATGCCGAGGGCGGGCTGCTGGTGGCCTGCATCGTGTCCAACGAGCTGTTCCGGATCGACCCGGAGGGCGGCCTGGTCCTTGTCGTCGGCGAACGCGACGCGGCCTGGGCCGAGGAGGTGCAGGCCGCCTTCGCCGAGGGCACCATGGGCCGCCCGCATCTGGACCGCGCGCCGACCCGCATCCTGCGCAACATCGCGTCGGTCACGCATGCCGGGCCGGGGCTCGACCGGCTGGTCTGCGGCGTGCTGTTGGACGACCGCCTGCCGGTCCTGCCGGCACCCGTGCCGGGGATCCGTCCGCTGCATTGGGAGGTCGAGGTCCCGGATTGGGGCGCGCCCTTCTGA
- the glgX gene encoding glycogen debranching protein GlgX yields MPSDHRIEPGTGARLGATWDGAGTNFALFSAHAEKVELCLFNPTGKREIARIPLPEYTNQIWHGYLPDVRPGQLYGYRVHGPYAPEEGHRFNPHKLLLDPHARAHSGELRWHDSLFGYKVGHRREDLSFDRRDSASSMPKCVVTPDASSWGGDRRLRTTWARTVIYEAHVGGMTMGAPHVDEPLRGTFEGLAQPGTIAHLKKLGVTAVELLPIHAFPDDRHLLDKGLTNWWGYNSMGFFAPATRYLVQPGALDEFRVMVRRLHDADIEVILDVVYNHTAEGNQLGPTLSFRGIDNASYYLLGDDKRYYYDTTGTGNSLNLDNRRVLQMVMDSLRYWVEQCHVDGFRFDLTTTLARRRDHFDPHAPFLDAVLQDPVLSSVKMIAEPWDTGNDGYQVGNFPPGWAEWNDQYRDTVRAFWKGDAGQAPALADRILGSAEIYEHDGRRPQSSVNFITAHDGFTLADLVSYNHKHNEANGEGGRDGHSHNLSWNHGVEGPTDDPEIVALRDRQRRNLMATLLLSQGTPMILMGDEQGRSQDGNNNTYCQPGEINWLDWSKTDDPFVEFVQGLIALRHSRSLLTYRRFFHAHGDNSEGRYATWHRLMGKDMEPEAWQDPERRALAVSLHGRNDRTLFLAMNAGPEGRDVHLPAGRWVRLVDTTEGFAGPEGRGDPVRNVIAIEGRSLLLLEATDD; encoded by the coding sequence ATGCCGTCCGACCACCGCATCGAACCCGGCACCGGGGCGCGCCTTGGCGCCACCTGGGACGGGGCGGGCACCAATTTCGCGCTGTTCTCGGCCCATGCCGAAAAGGTCGAGCTGTGCCTGTTCAACCCCACCGGCAAGCGCGAGATCGCGCGCATCCCGCTGCCGGAATACACCAACCAGATCTGGCACGGATATCTGCCGGACGTGCGGCCGGGGCAGCTCTACGGCTACCGCGTGCACGGGCCCTACGCCCCCGAGGAGGGGCACCGGTTCAACCCCCACAAGCTGCTGCTGGACCCGCATGCGCGGGCGCATTCGGGCGAGCTGCGCTGGCATGACAGCCTCTTCGGCTACAAGGTCGGCCACCGGCGCGAGGATCTGAGCTTCGACCGCCGCGACAGCGCCTCCTCGATGCCGAAATGCGTGGTGACGCCGGATGCGTCCAGCTGGGGCGGCGACCGCCGGCTGCGGACCACCTGGGCCCGCACGGTGATCTACGAGGCCCATGTCGGCGGCATGACGATGGGCGCGCCGCATGTGGACGAGCCGCTGCGCGGCACCTTCGAGGGGCTGGCCCAGCCGGGCACGATCGCGCATCTCAAGAAGCTGGGCGTGACCGCGGTCGAGCTTCTGCCGATCCACGCCTTTCCCGACGACCGGCACCTGCTGGACAAGGGCCTGACCAATTGGTGGGGCTACAACTCGATGGGGTTCTTCGCCCCCGCGACCCGCTACCTCGTGCAGCCCGGTGCGCTGGACGAGTTCCGGGTGATGGTGCGCCGGCTCCACGATGCCGATATCGAGGTGATCCTCGACGTGGTCTACAACCACACCGCCGAAGGCAATCAGCTGGGCCCGACGCTGTCCTTCCGCGGGATCGACAATGCCAGCTACTACCTGCTGGGCGACGACAAGCGGTATTACTACGACACGACCGGCACCGGGAACTCGCTCAACCTCGACAATCGGCGCGTGCTGCAGATGGTCATGGACAGCCTGCGCTACTGGGTCGAGCAGTGCCACGTGGACGGGTTCCGCTTCGACCTGACCACGACGCTGGCGCGGCGGCGCGACCATTTCGACCCGCATGCGCCCTTCCTCGACGCGGTGCTGCAGGACCCGGTCTTGTCCTCGGTGAAGATGATCGCGGAGCCCTGGGACACCGGCAATGACGGCTACCAGGTCGGCAATTTCCCCCCGGGCTGGGCCGAGTGGAACGACCAGTATCGCGACACGGTGCGCGCCTTCTGGAAGGGCGATGCCGGGCAGGCCCCGGCGCTGGCCGACCGCATCCTCGGCTCGGCCGAGATCTACGAGCATGACGGCCGCCGCCCGCAATCCAGCGTCAACTTCATCACCGCCCATGACGGTTTCACGCTGGCCGACCTGGTGAGCTACAACCACAAGCACAACGAGGCCAATGGTGAGGGCGGGCGTGACGGGCATTCGCACAACCTGAGCTGGAACCACGGGGTCGAGGGGCCGACCGACGACCCCGAGATCGTCGCGCTGCGCGACCGGCAGCGGCGCAACCTGATGGCCACCCTGCTGCTGAGCCAGGGCACGCCGATGATCCTGATGGGCGACGAGCAGGGGCGCAGCCAGGACGGCAACAACAACACCTATTGCCAGCCCGGCGAGATCAACTGGCTCGACTGGTCGAAGACCGACGATCCCTTCGTGGAATTCGTGCAGGGCCTGATCGCGCTGCGCCATTCGCGCAGCCTGCTGACCTATCGCCGCTTCTTCCACGCCCATGGCGACAATTCCGAGGGGCGCTACGCCACCTGGCACCGGCTGATGGGCAAGGACATGGAGCCCGAGGCTTGGCAGGACCCGGAGCGGCGCGCCCTGGCCGTCAGCCTGCACGGGCGCAACGACCGCACGCTGTTCCTGGCGATGAATGCCGGACCCGAGGGGCGGGACGTGCACCTGCCCGCGGGGCGCTGGGTGCGGCTGGTCGACACGACCGAGGGCTTCGCGGGGCCCGAGGGCCGCGGCGATCCGGTGCGCAACGTGATCGCGATCGAGGGCCGGTCGCTGCTGCTTCTGGAGGCGACGGATGACTGA